A single region of the Devosia sp. FJ2-5-3 genome encodes:
- a CDS encoding serine hydrolase domain-containing protein — MSSDVDLHTLLQRLVAGPLQPGAVVGVLRDGAVRLFSAGHMESEGLRPISTDALFRISSMGKPLIALALLQLIEDERVGLDEPVAKWLPELAHPTVLKRVDAPLDETMPASAPITVEHLLSSRLGTGILAMPPGATPIQREIARLDLSGFGPDDPANPMTPDEWLGHIGALPLLAQPGASWFYNIATLVQGILVSRIAGKPLSAQIAERITIPLGMVDTGFVVPPQDRDRLTAAYRADMSPTDQPRSSAWLNRQQFEVSMVSTASDYLAFAKMLGNDGLGPKGRLIGQQYLRWMLSDHLTQSQREASAPFLDGRGWGYGLSVDANRQVNADLAGEVGWAGGLGTSWTSQLGSNSAIVILGCRAIDHPDVYSAHVELTRLALG; from the coding sequence ATGTCCAGCGACGTCGATCTTCACACGCTGCTCCAGCGCCTGGTGGCCGGGCCGCTCCAGCCGGGAGCCGTGGTCGGTGTGCTGCGGGATGGCGCGGTAAGGCTGTTTTCCGCCGGTCACATGGAGAGCGAAGGTCTGCGGCCAATTTCAACCGACGCGCTTTTCAGAATATCGTCCATGGGCAAGCCGCTCATTGCCCTGGCATTGCTGCAATTGATCGAGGATGAGCGTGTTGGGTTGGACGAGCCGGTGGCAAAATGGCTGCCGGAGCTCGCTCATCCCACTGTGCTCAAGCGGGTCGATGCGCCGCTTGACGAGACCATGCCCGCCTCGGCACCGATCACCGTCGAACACCTGCTCAGTTCCCGCCTTGGCACCGGGATATTGGCCATGCCGCCGGGCGCGACACCCATCCAGCGCGAGATAGCCAGACTGGACCTCTCCGGCTTTGGTCCCGACGATCCGGCAAATCCCATGACGCCGGACGAGTGGCTCGGTCACATCGGCGCCTTGCCGCTCCTGGCGCAACCGGGAGCCAGTTGGTTCTACAACATTGCGACCCTGGTCCAGGGCATTCTGGTGTCCCGCATTGCCGGCAAACCCCTGTCGGCGCAGATCGCCGAGCGCATAACGATCCCCCTCGGCATGGTCGACACAGGGTTCGTCGTGCCGCCCCAAGACCGCGATCGCCTGACCGCAGCCTATCGGGCCGACATGTCCCCGACCGACCAGCCCAGGTCCAGCGCGTGGTTGAACCGGCAGCAGTTCGAAGTGAGCATGGTTTCGACCGCGTCGGACTATCTCGCCTTCGCCAAGATGCTGGGCAATGATGGCCTGGGTCCCAAGGGCCGGCTCATCGGGCAGCAATATCTGCGCTGGATGCTCTCCGACCATCTGACCCAAAGCCAGCGCGAGGCCTCAGCACCATTTCTCGATGGGCGAGGCTGGGGCTATGGGCTTTCGGTCGATGCGAACCGCCAGGTGAACGCCGATCTGGCTGGGGAAGTCGGCTGGGCCGGCGGACTGGGCACGTCCTGGACCAGCCAACTCGGGTCGAATTCGGCGATAGTCATTCTCGGCTGCAGGGCCATCGATCACCCCGATGTCTATTCCGCCCATGTCGAGCTGACTCGTTTGGCTTTGGGCTAG
- a CDS encoding DUF2200 domain-containing protein: MKTANYDRVFGYSMASIHKLYVEKVERKGRSPKDVDRVICWLTGHDDQSLKAAMADGQNLGEFFAEAPGLNPARGLIKGVICGVRVEEIEDPTMQNIRYMDKLVDEVAKGKAMEKILRA, translated from the coding sequence ATGAAAACCGCCAATTACGACCGCGTGTTCGGCTATTCGATGGCCAGCATTCACAAGCTCTATGTGGAGAAGGTGGAGCGCAAGGGGCGATCGCCCAAGGATGTGGACCGGGTGATCTGCTGGCTGACCGGGCATGACGACCAAAGCCTCAAAGCCGCCATGGCCGATGGACAGAATCTCGGCGAATTCTTTGCCGAAGCGCCGGGGCTCAATCCGGCGCGCGGCCTGATCAAGGGGGTGATCTGCGGGGTGCGGGTGGAAGAAATCGAGGACCCGACGATGCAGAACATCCGCTATATGGACAAGCTCGTCGATGAGGTCGCCAAGGGCAAGGCGATGGAGAAGATCCTGAGGGCGTAA
- a CDS encoding ring-cleaving dioxygenase, whose translation MTLELGGIHHLTAVTADAPRNLQFYTQTLGMRLIKKTVNQDDTTAYHLFYGDGVASPGADLTFFDFNTLGETRGNHSVGRTGLRVDSEETLKWWKEHLEANKVSTSGIKERFGHVSLDFEDFEGQRFRLVVDGTNKVIPWAKSPVPADKQIIGLGPITLSVPKLEPTDVMLTKVMNMRQVRNYPARERNGEVFVYEMGPGGPAAELHVSVDPSLPRVRPGAGGVHHVAFRTPDQESLRQWIERVNSFGVRSSGEVERFYFTSLYFREPNGILFEIATDVPGFAADEPMDSLGETLALPPFLEPQRARIEAGLKPLV comes from the coding sequence ATGACCCTCGAACTTGGCGGCATCCACCATCTGACGGCCGTTACCGCAGACGCACCGCGCAATCTGCAGTTTTACACCCAGACGCTGGGCATGCGCCTGATCAAGAAGACGGTGAACCAGGACGACACCACCGCCTATCACCTCTTCTATGGCGATGGCGTGGCCTCGCCGGGTGCTGACCTGACCTTTTTCGACTTTAACACGCTGGGCGAAACCCGCGGCAATCACAGCGTTGGCCGCACCGGATTGCGCGTGGACAGCGAAGAAACGCTGAAGTGGTGGAAGGAGCATCTGGAAGCCAATAAGGTTTCGACCAGCGGCATCAAGGAGCGGTTCGGGCATGTGTCGCTCGATTTCGAGGATTTCGAGGGCCAGCGCTTCCGCCTCGTGGTCGACGGGACGAACAAGGTAATCCCCTGGGCCAAGTCGCCCGTGCCGGCGGACAAGCAGATCATCGGGCTGGGACCGATCACCCTGTCGGTGCCGAAACTCGAACCGACCGATGTGATGCTGACCAAGGTGATGAACATGCGCCAGGTGCGCAATTATCCGGCCCGCGAGCGCAATGGCGAAGTGTTCGTCTATGAAATGGGTCCGGGTGGACCGGCAGCCGAGCTGCATGTTTCGGTCGATCCGAGCCTGCCGCGCGTGCGGCCCGGCGCAGGGGGCGTGCACCACGTCGCGTTCCGGACGCCCGACCAGGAAAGCCTCCGCCAATGGATCGAGCGGGTGAACAGCTTCGGCGTGCGGTCCTCCGGGGAAGTCGAGCGGTTCTACTTCACCTCGCTCTATTTCCGCGAGCCAAACGGAATCCTGTTCGAGATTGCCACCGACGTGCCCGGATTTGCCGCGGACGAACCGATGGACAGTTTGGGCGAAACGCTGGCGCTGCCGCCCTTCCTCGAGCCACAGCGAGCCCGGATCGAAGCGGGACTGAAGCCGCTGGTCTAA
- a CDS encoding AraC family transcriptional regulator, producing MENALTQAISRYADAQADTAGIASTNIAGLTLIRATTPSALQFAISQPMVVLVVQGAKRVSMDGVPYDFSAGESLFITADVPTISQITQASIASPYYSLVLDLDPALIAELSGEMDAQQPGSLAPVRVDETSAEVANAALRLVDLLGRPMALPILGRQLVREIHFWLLAGRHGAAIRRLGWPDSHVERIGRAVAKLRADYVQPLAVEDLAHLAGMSLSSFHHHFRAVTSLSPLQFQQQLRLIEARRLMLAEAMSASQAAYAVGYESVTHFTREYTRLFGRPPAQDIRQARQSPLVAA from the coding sequence ATGGAAAACGCGCTCACCCAGGCAATCTCCCGCTATGCGGATGCCCAGGCAGACACTGCCGGAATCGCCTCCACCAATATTGCCGGGCTGACGCTCATCCGCGCCACCACGCCCAGTGCGCTGCAATTTGCCATTTCCCAACCCATGGTCGTTCTGGTGGTCCAGGGCGCAAAGCGCGTCTCGATGGATGGCGTGCCCTATGATTTTTCCGCTGGCGAAAGCCTCTTCATCACCGCCGATGTCCCCACCATCAGCCAGATTACGCAGGCGAGCATCGCATCACCCTATTATTCGCTCGTGCTTGACCTGGATCCCGCGCTTATCGCCGAGCTGAGTGGCGAAATGGACGCCCAGCAGCCTGGCAGCCTCGCGCCCGTTCGGGTCGATGAAACCAGCGCCGAAGTCGCCAATGCCGCTCTGCGCCTCGTCGATCTGCTCGGCCGGCCCATGGCCTTGCCCATTCTCGGGCGCCAATTGGTGCGTGAAATCCATTTCTGGCTTCTCGCCGGCCGCCATGGCGCCGCCATCCGCCGGCTGGGCTGGCCCGACAGCCATGTCGAGCGCATCGGACGGGCCGTCGCAAAACTCCGCGCCGACTATGTTCAGCCCCTTGCCGTGGAAGATCTGGCTCATCTTGCGGGCATGAGCCTTTCCTCTTTTCATCACCATTTCAGGGCTGTCACCTCGCTCTCGCCGCTCCAGTTCCAGCAGCAGCTGCGCCTCATCGAGGCGCGACGCCTCATGCTGGCCGAGGCCATGTCCGCCAGCCAGGCCGCCTATGCGGTGGGCTATGAGAGTGTCACCCATTTCACCCGCGAATATACGCGCCTCTTCGGCCGGCCTCCGGCCCAAGACATTCGTCAGGCCCGCCAGTCGCCGCTCGTTGCTGCCTAA